In Mycobacterium gallinarum, a single window of DNA contains:
- the rimM gene encoding ribosome maturation factor RimM (Essential for efficient processing of 16S rRNA) has translation MDLVVGRVVRAHGITGEVVVDVRTDDPETRFAPGTSLRARIKGGTEQRFTVDASRPHGGRLLVRLDGVADRNGADALRGTLFLVDSADLPPIDDPDEFYDHQLEGLRVRTTAGADVGAVAEVLHTPAGELLSVRTGDREVLVPFVGAIVTSVSLADQVIEIDPPEGLLELE, from the coding sequence ATGGACCTGGTTGTCGGGCGGGTCGTCAGAGCGCACGGGATCACCGGCGAGGTCGTCGTCGACGTCCGCACCGACGACCCGGAAACCCGTTTCGCGCCCGGAACGAGTCTGCGCGCTCGTATCAAAGGCGGAACCGAACAGCGCTTTACCGTCGACGCTTCGCGTCCGCACGGTGGGCGGCTGCTGGTCCGGCTCGACGGGGTTGCCGACCGCAACGGCGCTGACGCGTTGCGCGGCACGCTGTTCCTCGTCGATTCCGCGGACCTGCCGCCGATCGACGATCCCGACGAGTTCTACGACCATCAGCTGGAGGGGCTGCGGGTCCGAACCACCGCCGGAGCCGACGTCGGCGCGGTCGCGGAGGTGTTGCACACCCCGGCCGGCGAGTTGCTTTCGGTACGAACCGGCGATCGTGAGGTACTCGTCCCGTTCGTCGGCGCGATCGTGACGTCGGTGTCACTGGCGGATCAGGTGATCGAGATCGACCCGCCCGAGGGTCTGCTGGAACTGGAATGA
- the trmD gene encoding tRNA (guanosine(37)-N1)-methyltransferase TrmD gives MKIDVVTVFPAYLDPLRQSLPGRAIEAGIFSVAVHDLRRWTHDVHRSVDDSPYGGGPGMVMKAPVWGEALDELCSDETLLVVPTPAGRLFTQADAQRWSNEKHLVFACGRYEGIDQRVADDAARRMRVEEVSIGDYVLPGGESATLVMIEAVARLLPDVLGNPASHQDDSHSAGILEGPSYTRPPSWRGLDVPEVLLSGDHAKIAAWRREQGLQRTRERRPELLD, from the coding sequence CTGAAAATCGATGTGGTGACCGTGTTTCCGGCATATCTCGATCCGCTGCGACAGTCGTTGCCGGGCAGGGCGATCGAGGCTGGAATCTTCTCGGTGGCGGTGCACGATCTGCGCCGCTGGACCCACGATGTGCACCGCTCGGTCGACGACTCGCCCTACGGTGGTGGGCCGGGGATGGTCATGAAGGCTCCGGTATGGGGTGAGGCGCTCGACGAATTATGTTCCGACGAAACCCTTTTGGTGGTCCCGACGCCCGCGGGCAGGCTGTTCACCCAAGCCGACGCCCAGCGGTGGAGCAACGAAAAGCACCTGGTGTTCGCCTGCGGACGGTACGAAGGCATCGACCAGCGGGTCGCCGACGATGCGGCCCGCCGGATGCGCGTCGAAGAAGTGTCGATCGGCGACTACGTGCTGCCGGGCGGTGAGTCCGCGACGTTGGTCATGATCGAAGCGGTCGCGCGTCTGCTGCCGGACGTGCTTGGCAATCCCGCTTCGCACCAAGATGATTCGCATTCTGCCGGGATCTTGGAAGGACCGAGCTACACTCGGCCGCCGAGCTGGCGCGGACTCGACGTGCCCGAGGTCCTGCTGTCCGGCGACCACGCCAAGATTGCAGCGTGGCGACGCGAGCAGGGCCTGCAACGCACCCGTGAGCGCCGCCCCGAGTTGCTGGACTGA
- a CDS encoding serine hydrolase gives MRRGPSKLVTSLAIAGVAVLSASGCEARVYGTPPESALTVVVPQGRMAPLPEAPPDEPAATFGGLRDRTRQAIANAAKTGAQISVVMLDRNTGEVVSGGDDASFPIASVVKLFIADDLLLQESKGETELSAADRRSLDVMLRSSDDSAAENFWNRSGGSDIVNRVAARYGLANTKQPYNGKWDLTTSTAGDLVRYYDKLLSGSGGLPPEQANVIMANLAQSTPTGIDGYPQRFGIPEGFDAEPVAVKQGWFCCWSGANQLHVSTGVIGPERRYVMAIGSLDPSGEAAARDHVTQLVKTMFPGGRI, from the coding sequence ATGCGACGCGGGCCGTCGAAACTGGTCACGTCACTCGCCATCGCAGGCGTAGCGGTGCTGTCCGCGAGCGGGTGCGAAGCCCGGGTGTACGGAACTCCCCCGGAATCCGCGCTGACGGTCGTCGTACCGCAGGGCAGGATGGCGCCGCTGCCCGAAGCCCCACCCGACGAACCCGCCGCCACCTTCGGCGGACTGCGTGACCGCACCCGCCAAGCCATCGCCAACGCCGCCAAGACCGGCGCCCAGATCTCCGTCGTGATGCTGGATCGCAACACCGGCGAAGTGGTATCGGGCGGGGACGATGCGTCGTTCCCCATCGCATCCGTGGTGAAGCTGTTCATCGCCGACGACCTGTTACTGCAGGAATCCAAAGGTGAGACGGAGCTATCAGCCGCCGATCGCAGGTCGCTCGACGTGATGCTCAGATCGTCGGACGACAGTGCGGCCGAGAACTTCTGGAACCGCAGCGGCGGAAGCGACATCGTCAACCGCGTCGCGGCACGGTACGGGCTGGCGAACACGAAGCAGCCGTACAACGGCAAATGGGACCTCACCACGAGCACCGCGGGCGACCTGGTCCGGTACTACGACAAATTGCTGAGCGGTAGCGGCGGGCTACCGCCGGAGCAGGCCAACGTCATCATGGCCAATCTCGCGCAGTCGACGCCGACGGGGATCGACGGTTACCCGCAGAGGTTCGGCATTCCCGAGGGGTTCGATGCCGAGCCCGTCGCCGTCAAACAGGGGTGGTTCTGCTGTTGGAGCGGCGCCAACCAATTGCATGTGTCGACGGGTGTCATCGGCCCCGAGCGTCGCTACGTCATGGCCATCGGATCGCTGGATCCCAGCGGCGAAGCGGCCGCGCGCGATCACGTCACCCAACTCGTCAAGACGATGTTCCCCGGCGGCCGTATCTAG
- the rplS gene encoding 50S ribosomal protein L19, translated as MNTLDFVDQASLRDDIPDFSPGDTVNVHVKVIEGSKERIQVFKGVVLRRQGGGIRETFTVRKESYGVGVERTFPVHSPNIDHIDVVTRGDVRRAKLYYLRELRGKKAKIKEKR; from the coding sequence ATGAACACGCTGGACTTCGTCGATCAGGCGTCGCTGCGCGACGACATCCCGGACTTCAGCCCCGGTGACACCGTGAACGTGCACGTCAAGGTCATCGAGGGCTCCAAGGAACGTATCCAGGTCTTCAAGGGCGTCGTCCTGCGCCGGCAGGGTGGCGGCATCCGCGAGACCTTCACCGTGCGCAAGGAAAGCTACGGCGTGGGTGTCGAGCGGACCTTCCCGGTGCATTCGCCCAACATCGACCACATCGACGTGGTCACACGTGGCGATGTGCGCCGCGCCAAGCTGTACTACCTGCGCGAACTGCGTGGCAAGAAGGCGAAGATCAAGGAGAAGCGCTGA
- the lepB gene encoding signal peptidase I: MSGSTDPDEPIDLASEDSDSVSDVAAGAAPEDEADEPKKKHGALREFAILITIALVLYYVMLTFVARPYLIPSESMEPTLHGCAGCTGDRILVDKLTYRFSSPEPGDVIVFKGPPNWNIGYKSIRSDNTAVRWVQNALSFIGFVPPDENDLVKRVIAVGGQTVECRTNTGLTVDGKRLDEPYLDYTTMNVAPSNPYAACLGNEFGPVTVPEDKVWVMGDNRTHSADSRAHCTNTPGDAQRGLLCTGDPEAGTVPIENVIGKAQFIAWPPSRWGGVGSVNPQTQ, encoded by the coding sequence GTGAGTGGATCCACCGACCCCGATGAGCCCATCGACCTCGCGTCCGAGGACTCCGATTCGGTTTCCGATGTCGCCGCCGGGGCGGCTCCGGAAGACGAAGCCGACGAGCCCAAGAAGAAGCACGGCGCGCTGCGCGAATTCGCGATACTGATCACGATCGCGCTTGTCCTGTACTACGTCATGCTGACGTTCGTCGCGCGCCCGTACCTGATTCCGTCGGAGTCGATGGAGCCCACCCTGCACGGCTGCGCCGGCTGCACAGGTGACCGCATATTGGTCGACAAGCTGACATATCGGTTCTCCTCACCGGAACCGGGTGACGTCATCGTCTTCAAAGGTCCACCGAACTGGAACATCGGCTACAAGTCGATTCGCTCCGACAACACCGCGGTGCGCTGGGTACAGAATGCGTTGTCCTTCATCGGCTTCGTCCCACCCGACGAGAACGACCTGGTGAAGCGTGTGATCGCGGTGGGAGGGCAGACCGTCGAGTGCCGAACGAACACGGGGCTGACGGTCGATGGCAAGCGCCTCGACGAGCCGTATCTCGACTACACCACGATGAATGTCGCGCCCTCCAACCCCTACGCCGCGTGCCTTGGCAATGAGTTCGGACCGGTCACGGTTCCCGAGGACAAGGTCTGGGTGATGGGCGACAACCGCACGCATTCCGCCGATTCGCGCGCGCACTGCACCAACACCCCGGGGGACGCGCAACGCGGCCTGTTGTGTACGGGTGACCCGGAGGCGGGCACCGTGCCGATCGAGAATGTGATCGGAAAGGCACAGTTCATCGCCTGGCCGCCGTCGCGATGGGGCGGCGTGGGAAGTGTGAACCCGCAGACCCAATAG
- a CDS encoding ribonuclease HII, which produces MPATWPPRTVIRKSAGLRTLESALYRSGLGPVAGVDEVGRGACAGPLVVAACVLGPNRLDSLAALDDSKKLNARERERLFPLIRRYALAYHVVFIPTAEVDRRGVHVANIEGMRRAVAGLSVRPGYVLSDGFRVPGLSVPSLPVVGGDAAAACIAAASVLAKVSRDRLMVKMEAEHPGYGLAEHKGYSTPAHSAALAELGPCREHRYSFINVRRLVTVESEMGPVLVPDIGLDTEFDAEPEQQSRFG; this is translated from the coding sequence TTGCCGGCGACATGGCCTCCGCGGACGGTGATCCGGAAATCCGCTGGCCTGCGTACGTTGGAGTCCGCGCTGTACCGGAGTGGGCTGGGACCGGTGGCGGGTGTCGACGAGGTGGGCCGCGGCGCCTGCGCGGGCCCGCTTGTGGTGGCGGCATGTGTGCTCGGGCCGAACCGGCTCGACAGCCTTGCGGCGCTCGATGACTCGAAGAAGCTCAACGCCAGGGAGCGTGAGCGGCTGTTTCCGCTGATCCGCAGGTACGCGTTGGCCTACCACGTGGTCTTCATCCCGACGGCCGAGGTCGATCGTCGCGGGGTCCACGTGGCGAACATCGAGGGCATGCGACGTGCCGTGGCGGGCCTGTCGGTGCGCCCGGGGTACGTGCTGTCCGACGGCTTCCGGGTGCCGGGTCTGTCGGTCCCGTCGCTGCCCGTGGTCGGCGGTGACGCGGCCGCGGCGTGTATCGCGGCGGCCAGTGTGCTGGCGAAGGTGAGTCGTGACAGGCTGATGGTCAAGATGGAGGCCGAGCATCCGGGCTATGGCTTGGCCGAGCACAAGGGTTACAGCACCCCGGCGCACAGCGCAGCGCTTGCCGAGCTGGGCCCGTGCCGCGAGCATCGGTATTCCTTCATCAACGTGCGACGGCTGGTGACGGTCGAGAGTGAGATGGGCCCGGTGTTGGTACCCGACATCGGGCTCGACACAGAATTCGACGCCGAACCCGAACAGCAGAGCCGATTCGGGTAG
- a CDS encoding DUF2469 domain-containing protein — MSAEDLEKYETEMELSLYREYKDIVGQFSYVVETERRFYLANSVELVPRNTEGEVYFELRLGDAWVWDMYRPARFVKQVRVITFKDVNIEEVEKPELRLPE, encoded by the coding sequence ATGAGTGCCGAGGATCTCGAAAAGTACGAAACCGAGATGGAGCTCTCGCTCTACCGCGAATACAAGGACATCGTCGGGCAGTTCAGCTATGTCGTGGAGACCGAGCGGCGCTTCTACCTCGCCAACAGCGTCGAACTGGTGCCCCGCAACACGGAGGGCGAGGTGTACTTCGAGCTGCGGCTCGGCGACGCCTGGGTGTGGGACATGTACCGTCCGGCGCGCTTCGTCAAACAGGTTCGGGTCATCACCTTCAAGGACGTCAACATCGAAGAGGTGGAAAAGCCCGAGCTGCGGTTGCCGGAGTGA
- a CDS encoding NAD(P)H-dependent amine dehydrogenase family protein, whose protein sequence is MTAGKHRVVVWSTGGIGSIAIRAINERPNLDLVGVWVHSPEKDGMDAGELANGEPIGLAVTTDADALIALKPDCVIYAASGPERDALAIPDYVKLLSAGINVVTTSTTRLVNPHAYEPAEWRDQLASAAKAGQVSLYASGIEPGFAADYLSLVLSTQSSQIEKIHAYEIGLYDDYGVPDIMSDAMGFGRPLDYEPWIAMPGAIEGEWQGQIRMVADALGVEVQEMRSTFDRAVTERTLDVAMGTVEAGTCGALRMQAIGVVDGREAIVIEHVTRLAPDVAPDWPTLPNALGYRVVITGTPDIDCTFDVTLRDRKKAGIESMTSGAGAMVATAMRVVNAVPYVVDAPPGLVSSVGLPLTIPKGAFRTQG, encoded by the coding sequence ATGACAGCAGGCAAGCACCGCGTCGTCGTCTGGTCGACGGGTGGCATTGGATCGATCGCGATCCGCGCCATCAACGAACGTCCGAACCTCGATCTCGTCGGGGTGTGGGTCCACTCCCCTGAAAAGGACGGAATGGATGCGGGCGAACTCGCCAACGGCGAACCGATCGGGTTGGCGGTCACCACCGACGCGGACGCGCTCATCGCGCTCAAGCCCGACTGCGTCATCTACGCCGCGAGTGGGCCCGAACGCGATGCGCTGGCGATCCCCGACTACGTGAAACTGCTCAGCGCCGGAATCAACGTCGTGACGACGAGCACCACGAGGCTGGTCAACCCACATGCCTACGAGCCGGCCGAGTGGCGTGATCAGCTCGCCAGCGCCGCGAAGGCGGGTCAGGTGTCGTTGTATGCCTCGGGTATCGAACCCGGCTTCGCCGCCGATTACCTTTCGCTGGTACTGAGTACGCAGTCGTCCCAAATCGAGAAGATCCATGCCTACGAGATCGGTCTCTACGACGACTACGGCGTACCCGACATCATGAGTGACGCAATGGGATTCGGCCGTCCACTCGACTACGAGCCATGGATCGCCATGCCAGGCGCCATCGAAGGCGAATGGCAAGGGCAGATTCGGATGGTCGCCGATGCACTTGGCGTGGAGGTCCAGGAGATGCGCTCGACATTCGACCGCGCGGTGACGGAACGGACGCTCGACGTCGCGATGGGCACGGTCGAGGCGGGCACGTGCGGCGCATTGCGGATGCAGGCCATCGGTGTCGTCGATGGACGCGAGGCCATCGTCATCGAACACGTCACCCGGCTGGCTCCTGACGTCGCGCCGGACTGGCCGACATTGCCGAACGCCCTCGGCTATCGCGTGGTCATCACCGGCACACCGGACATCGACTGCACGTTCGACGTGACACTTCGCGATCGCAAGAAAGCCGGGATCGAAAGCATGACGTCCGGAGCGGGTGCGATGGTGGCCACGGCGATGCGGGTGGTCAACGCCGTGCCGTACGTGGTCGATGCACCGCCGGGCCTGGTGAGCTCCGTCGGCCTGCCTCTCACCATTCCCAAGGGAGCGTTCAGGACCCAGGGCTGA
- a CDS encoding NAD(P)H-dependent amine dehydrogenase family protein, producing the protein MTLRTVVWSTGGVGSIAIDAIQGRPDLDLVGVWVHSSDKVGQDAGVLAGIDPIGIAATNDADALIALRPDCVVYAASGPDRDAGAVPDYVKLLDSGINVVSTSSTSMVYPPAYYSPEWREQMETAAKAGNASFYASGIFPGFGSDQLALMLATQSKKIRCLKVTEVALNDHYPVADVMMNGMGFGHPLDFEPLLKTPGFIEMAWRAPIYLIAAGLGVEVEEVRGTLDRRLTDRDIEVAFGTIKAGTCGAVSTRAAGVVNGREAIVVEHIIRMARDVAPDWLASEFDATYRVDIEGDPDIHCAMNVGAAEGHAAGHAAMAATAMRVVNAIPYVVRAPAGLLSSLDLPNTLPHNVFD; encoded by the coding sequence ATGACATTGAGGACCGTGGTCTGGTCGACTGGAGGCGTCGGATCGATTGCGATAGACGCGATTCAGGGCAGACCGGATCTCGATCTCGTCGGCGTGTGGGTGCATTCGTCGGACAAGGTCGGCCAGGACGCCGGAGTGCTCGCCGGCATCGACCCGATCGGTATCGCTGCGACCAACGACGCCGACGCGCTCATCGCGCTGCGGCCTGACTGCGTGGTGTATGCCGCCAGCGGACCGGACCGCGACGCGGGGGCGGTGCCCGACTACGTCAAGCTGCTCGACTCGGGAATCAACGTCGTCTCGACGTCCTCAACCAGCATGGTGTATCCACCCGCCTATTACTCGCCGGAATGGCGCGAGCAGATGGAAACCGCGGCCAAGGCGGGAAACGCGTCGTTCTACGCATCCGGCATCTTTCCCGGATTCGGCTCAGATCAGCTGGCCCTGATGCTGGCCACGCAATCGAAGAAGATCCGCTGTCTCAAGGTGACCGAGGTCGCACTCAACGACCACTATCCGGTAGCCGACGTGATGATGAATGGCATGGGTTTCGGCCATCCGCTGGACTTCGAACCCCTTCTGAAGACACCTGGCTTCATCGAAATGGCCTGGCGAGCACCGATATATCTGATAGCTGCCGGCCTGGGCGTCGAAGTCGAGGAGGTGCGCGGGACGCTCGACCGCCGTCTGACCGACAGAGACATCGAGGTGGCGTTCGGCACCATCAAGGCGGGCACGTGCGGCGCGGTGAGCACGAGGGCCGCCGGCGTGGTCAACGGCCGGGAAGCGATCGTCGTCGAACACATCATCCGGATGGCGCGCGATGTGGCACCCGATTGGCTCGCCTCGGAGTTCGACGCGACGTATCGCGTCGACATCGAGGGCGATCCCGACATTCACTGCGCGATGAACGTCGGCGCCGCTGAGGGTCACGCCGCGGGCCACGCGGCGATGGCCGCCACGGCGATGCGGGTGGTCAATGCGATTCCCTATGTCGTCCGCGCACCCGCAGGCCTACTGAGCTCGCTCGATCTGCCGAACACGTTGCCACATAACGTATTCGACTGA
- a CDS encoding cytochrome P450 produces the protein MTEVNTTDLYYDPFDFDIDDNPYPIWRRLRDEAPLYRNEKYNFYALSRYEDVARELHNWDTYRSGKGSTIDIIMSGVEVPPGVILFEDPPIHDIHRRVLSKVFTPRRMEAIEDLVRQYCVRALDALAGASTFDLITDFGALIPMRTIGYLLGIPEQGQQEIRDNTDASIGLKDGNFRSVSAEAFENAYQLFAEYIEWRAEHPSDDLMTQLLNAEVEENGELRPLTRIEVLTYTSMIAGAGNETTTRLIGFIGQLLAQHPDQRRELVEDFSLIPRAIEEVLRFEAPSPVQARYVARDTEVHGQTVGEGSIMLLLNGSANRDERQFPNGESFDIHRTGSHLSFGQGLHFCLGSSLARMQARVALEEMLKRWPEWDVDLDNAAMAHTTSVRGWGRLPIITA, from the coding sequence ATGACCGAAGTGAACACCACCGATCTGTACTACGACCCGTTCGATTTCGACATCGATGACAATCCGTATCCGATCTGGAGACGGCTGCGGGATGAGGCACCGCTCTATCGCAACGAGAAGTACAACTTCTACGCACTCAGCCGCTACGAGGACGTCGCGCGGGAACTCCACAACTGGGATACCTACCGGTCAGGCAAGGGTTCGACGATCGACATCATCATGAGCGGCGTCGAGGTGCCCCCCGGGGTGATCCTTTTCGAGGACCCGCCGATTCACGACATCCATCGGCGAGTGTTGTCAAAGGTGTTCACGCCGCGGCGGATGGAGGCCATCGAAGATCTGGTTCGCCAGTATTGTGTCCGCGCGCTCGACGCCTTGGCTGGCGCCTCGACGTTCGACTTGATCACGGATTTCGGGGCGCTGATTCCCATGCGGACCATCGGCTATCTGCTCGGCATTCCAGAACAGGGTCAGCAGGAGATCCGGGACAACACCGACGCGTCAATCGGACTGAAAGACGGCAACTTTCGGTCAGTCTCGGCCGAGGCCTTCGAGAATGCATATCAGCTCTTCGCCGAGTACATCGAATGGCGAGCCGAACACCCCTCCGACGACTTGATGACGCAGCTGCTCAACGCGGAGGTCGAAGAGAATGGCGAGCTGAGGCCGCTGACGCGCATCGAGGTGCTGACCTATACGAGCATGATCGCCGGGGCGGGCAACGAAACAACCACCCGGCTGATCGGCTTCATCGGCCAACTCCTGGCCCAGCATCCCGACCAGCGGCGCGAGCTCGTCGAGGACTTCTCGCTCATCCCGCGGGCGATCGAGGAAGTGCTGCGTTTCGAGGCGCCGTCACCGGTACAGGCACGTTACGTCGCAAGGGACACCGAGGTACACGGTCAGACAGTCGGCGAGGGCTCGATCATGCTGCTGCTCAACGGCTCAGCCAACCGGGACGAGCGACAGTTTCCGAACGGCGAGAGTTTCGACATCCACCGCACAGGATCCCATCTGTCGTTCGGCCAGGGCCTGCACTTCTGCCTGGGTTCGTCGTTGGCGCGAATGCAGGCGCGGGTGGCACTTGAAGAGATGCTGAAACGGTGGCCCGAGTGGGACGTCGACCTGGACAATGCGGCGATGGCGCACACCACAAGCGTCCGTGGGTGGGGTCGATTGCCCATCATCACGGCTTAG
- a CDS encoding ABC transporter substrate-binding protein — protein sequence MSYESTAEPIKIGYLMDFKLSDDFPQHYRDDLTIPFDMVFEDAMAKGVIDRPVEIVYREVEGLPKGSVKAVIDAYRELVDEGCLVIFGPHIGDNAVAIKDALNEQFRVPAISVTGSDEALGEWFFAFPMGSHFDEPIFWTDLLVKGGHTDVGVLMEQSLVGEAYIANFRKACQQRGIRIVAEVTIAQTAQDVTKAVRTLYDAKAQAIVHAGFGFGIVFVNPALAELDWDPPRFAGTAFENAWINPVMWNAFMGWTGLDQYDEGNQVGQRFLDEFKNRTGRRPEWCVPVVNRDVAVAILLAVADAHPLSPRGVKEALERVKSVPAASGAPGTRISFGNWTRRGWMGSGYLVARELEPDGVNSRLVARFGEA from the coding sequence ATGTCTTACGAGAGCACAGCTGAGCCGATCAAGATCGGCTACCTGATGGACTTCAAGTTGTCGGACGACTTTCCGCAGCACTACCGTGACGACCTCACCATCCCCTTCGACATGGTCTTCGAGGACGCGATGGCCAAGGGCGTCATCGACCGGCCCGTCGAGATCGTCTATCGCGAGGTCGAGGGGCTGCCCAAGGGCAGCGTGAAAGCGGTCATCGACGCCTATCGGGAGCTGGTCGACGAGGGCTGCCTCGTGATCTTCGGTCCGCATATCGGTGACAACGCGGTCGCGATCAAGGATGCGTTGAACGAGCAATTCCGGGTTCCCGCGATCAGCGTGACGGGATCGGATGAGGCGTTGGGAGAGTGGTTCTTCGCCTTTCCGATGGGATCCCACTTCGACGAGCCGATCTTCTGGACCGATCTGCTGGTCAAAGGCGGTCACACCGACGTGGGGGTGCTCATGGAGCAGTCGCTGGTGGGGGAGGCGTACATCGCGAACTTCCGAAAAGCCTGTCAGCAGCGCGGCATCAGGATCGTCGCCGAGGTCACGATCGCTCAGACCGCCCAGGATGTGACCAAGGCCGTGCGCACGCTGTACGACGCAAAGGCGCAGGCGATCGTGCACGCCGGCTTCGGCTTCGGAATCGTGTTCGTCAATCCCGCACTGGCAGAACTGGACTGGGACCCGCCGCGCTTCGCGGGAACCGCGTTCGAGAATGCCTGGATCAACCCGGTGATGTGGAATGCGTTCATGGGCTGGACCGGTCTCGACCAGTACGACGAGGGCAACCAGGTGGGTCAGCGCTTCCTCGACGAATTCAAGAATAGAACCGGTAGACGCCCGGAATGGTGCGTGCCGGTGGTGAATCGCGATGTCGCCGTGGCGATTCTGCTCGCGGTCGCCGACGCGCACCCACTGAGCCCGCGCGGCGTCAAGGAGGCGCTCGAGCGGGTCAAATCCGTGCCGGCCGCCTCCGGCGCACCAGGTACCAGGATTTCGTTCGGGAACTGGACCCGTCGCGGTTGGATGGGCTCTGGCTACCTGGTCGCTCGGGAGTTGGAACCCGACGGTGTCAACTCCCGTCTCGTGGCCCGGTTCGGCGAGGCGTGA
- a CDS encoding SDR family oxidoreductase → MAEPRSVVITGASRGLGLASASHLYRQGWTVVAAMRSVDEGLGNLRRATGAAHDDDRLIGVRLDLMDPASVEDAAAEILAAVGAPYGLVHNAGISAAGMVEETPIDLWQRMFATNIFGPVALTRALLPSMRAAGRGRIVLVSSESGVRGMPATAPYSAVKGALERWGESMAGEVSPFGIGVTILVAGTYDTAIITDEGTTDSRDFAGPYAPHHKTMDKRGRYAMKVAARAPEKFAVGLAKALDSRAPFVHRPVGPDARMLMVGNKIMPTVAMHHMIRVMMGIPRFGALRDNRTFSDGQPPS, encoded by the coding sequence ATGGCTGAACCGCGGAGCGTTGTCATCACCGGCGCATCACGCGGACTCGGTTTGGCGTCTGCGTCGCACCTCTATCGCCAGGGCTGGACGGTGGTGGCCGCCATGCGATCGGTGGACGAGGGTCTGGGCAACCTTCGCCGCGCGACCGGCGCTGCCCACGACGACGACCGCCTCATCGGTGTCCGCCTGGACCTGATGGACCCGGCGTCGGTCGAGGACGCCGCGGCCGAAATTCTGGCCGCCGTGGGGGCGCCGTACGGGCTGGTGCACAACGCCGGGATATCGGCAGCAGGCATGGTCGAGGAGACGCCAATCGACCTGTGGCAGAGAATGTTCGCCACCAACATTTTCGGACCGGTGGCGCTGACGCGGGCGTTGCTGCCGTCGATGCGGGCAGCGGGTCGCGGCCGGATTGTGCTGGTGTCGAGCGAAAGCGGGGTACGCGGCATGCCTGCCACCGCACCCTATTCGGCGGTCAAGGGAGCGCTGGAGCGATGGGGTGAGTCCATGGCCGGCGAGGTGTCGCCCTTCGGCATCGGCGTGACGATCCTGGTGGCGGGCACCTACGACACCGCGATCATCACCGATGAGGGCACCACCGACTCCCGTGACTTCGCCGGTCCCTACGCACCTCACCACAAGACGATGGACAAGCGAGGCCGCTACGCGATGAAGGTGGCGGCCCGTGCACCCGAGAAGTTCGCCGTCGGTCTGGCCAAGGCGCTCGACAGTCGCGCGCCCTTCGTCCATCGGCCGGTCGGTCCCGATGCACGAATGTTGATGGTGGGCAACAAGATCATGCCGACGGTGGCGATGCATCACATGATTCGGGTGATGATGGGCATCCCACGCTTCGGCGCCTTGCGGGACAACCGCACCTTCTCAGATGGACAGCCGCCGTCGTAG